A genomic stretch from Telopea speciosissima isolate NSW1024214 ecotype Mountain lineage chromosome 7, Tspe_v1, whole genome shotgun sequence includes:
- the LOC122668349 gene encoding uncharacterized protein LOC122668349 codes for MFLSKISKLWKVWELRTLVLISLSIQVLLILFGSHRKRIVTKWVSLLLWLGYLLADSVATLALGVLSHNGDSEDHSSSANQNNDDLLAFWSPFLLLHLGGPDTITAFSLEDNELWLRHFLGLNVQVGVAFYIFIRTLSETKLPGAKLWLVTILMFIAGIIKYSERTWALMVASRDNFRESMVTAPDPGPNYAKFMEEYCSKKSAGLKAEIVCEPEPRSQLRRRRRLSHGSNYVEEESKIISDEDLIFEAHRFFQIFKRLIVDLILTFHDRNESQSFFMKRSWDQAYKVIEIELGFVYEVLYTKAAVIHTLTGCILRIFSASSITSAFIIFYLSINKINYSKIEVVITYVLLGGAIALEIWSLTRLVFSEWTIIWMKKKNLNQLSTLLFRVVSYFRPIDQPRWSNSMAQYNLIKFCIKDQSSIVGKMMKLIHVKEIYDKFWYRTYIGVTDDLKTSIFEDLNQKLRNATDSTSYKYFSTCRGELALQMIDYYDDILDRSIKVEFDESILLWHIATDICYFLDDGDHHKEINSEKILSNQRKSRAVSNYLLYLLVSRPFMLTAGIGQIRFGDTCAEAKNFFHRLEIEIDESQACRKLHEVDTQVPPIEVKGDRSKSVLFDASRLAKSLLKLDIEKRWEMMSLVWFEMLYYTASHCRGNYHGQRLSLGGELLTVVWFLMVHLGIGEQNRVESGHARAKLIVDM; via the coding sequence ATGTTTCTATCAAAGATAAGTAAATTATGGAAGGTATGGGAGCTTAGGACATTGGTTCTTATCAGCCTCTCCATTCAGGTGTTACTTATCCTTTTCGGAAGCCATAGAAAGCgtattgtgaccaagtgggttagccttcttctttggttgggcTACTTGTTGGCTGATAGTGTTGCAACCTTGGCTCTTGGTGTCCTTTCGCATAATGGAGATTCCGAAGATCATTCATCATCAGCAAATCAAAACAATGATGATCTACTTGCATTTTGGtcaccttttcttcttttacacCTTGGTGGCCCTGATACCATCACTGCTTTCTCTTTGGAAGACAACGAATTGTGGCTCAGGCACTTTCTTGGACTCAATGTTCAAGTCGGAGTTGCATTTTACATCTTCATCAGGACTCTATCAGAAACCAAGCTACCAGGAGCCAAACTGTGGTTAGTCACCATCCTAATGTTTATTGCAGGAATCATCAAGTACTCAGAGAGGACATGGGCTCTAATGGTTGCAAGCCGAGATAATTTTAGGGAGTCTATGGTCACTGCTCCTGACCCTGGACCCAACTATGCCAAATTCATGGAGGAATACTGTTCCAAAAAGAGTGCCGGACTAAAAGCAGAAATAGTCTGTGAGCCAGAGCCAAGGTCACAGttgcggcggcggcggcggcttTCCCATGGGAGTAATTATGTTGAAGAAGAGAGCAAAATTATAAGCGATGAGGATCTTATATTTGAAGCCCACCGTTTCTTTCAGATATTTAAGCGCCTTATTGTTGATCTTATTCTCACTTTCCATGATCGGAATGAAAGTCAATCCTTCTTCATGAAACGTTCTTGGGATCAAGCTTATAAAGTCATTGAGATTGAGCTTGGGTTTGTGTATGAGGTTCTCTACACAAAGGCTGCTGTGATTCATACACTTACAGGTTGCATTCTTCGCATCTTTAGTGCTTCCTCCATCACTTCTGCTTTCATTATCTTCTACTTGTCCATCAACAAGATTAACTACTCAAAGATTGAGGTAGTAATAACTTATGTACTTTTGGGAGGGGCTATTGCTTTAGAGATTTGGTCACTAACTCGATTAGTCTTCTCAGAATGGACTATCAtctggatgaagaagaagaacctcaaTCAGTTATCAACACTTTTATTTAGAGTTGTTTCTTATTTTAGACCAATCGACCAACCAAGATGGTCGAATTCCATGGCACAATACAACTTAATCAAGTTTTGTATCAAAGATCAGTCATCAATCGTTGGAAAAATGATGAAGCTCATTCATGTCAAGGAAATTTATGACAAGTTCTGGTACAGAACATATATAGGTGTCACTGATGATCTTAAAACATCCATATTTGAGGACTTGAATCAGAAGTTACGCAATGCAACAGATTCCACATCTTACAAGTATTTCAGCACTTGCAGAGGGGAATTAGCACTTCAAATGATCGATTACTATGATGATATACTTGATCGGAGTATCAAAGTTGAATTTGATGAAAGCATTTTGCTTTGGCACATTGCTACAGATATTTGTTATTTCTTGGATGATGGAGATCATCATAAAGAGATTAATTCAGAAAAAATTCTTTCCAACCAGAGGAAGAGCAGAGCTGTATCAAATTATTTGTTATATCTTTTGGTGTCACGCCCTTTCATGTTGACCGCAGGGATTGGACAAATCAGATTTGGGGACACATGTGCTGAGGCCAAAAACTTTTTCCATCGATTGGAAATCGAAATTGATGAATCACAAGCTTGTAGGAAATTGCATGAAGTAGACACACAGGTTCCCCCAATAGAGGTGAAAGGAGATAGGAGCAAATCAGTATTGTTCGATGCATCCAGGCTTGCGAAATCGTTGCTTAAGTTGGATATAGAGAAGAGATGGGAGATGATGAGTCTTGTGTGGTTTGAGATGTTGTATTATACAGCAAGTCATTGTAGGGGAAATTACCATGGTCAAAGGCTTAGTCTGGGTGGAGAGCTTCTCACTGTTGTTTGGTTTTTAATGGTCCATCTTGGTATAGGAGAGCAAAACCGTGTGGAATCAGGACATGCTCGAGCCAAGTTGATAGTAGACATGTAA